In Syntrophales bacterium, a single window of DNA contains:
- a CDS encoding methyltransferase domain-containing protein: protein MDHRVAEKYSRVAKRYDMSEYPFERLLFRELRTEAISYARKNTLEVGVGTGKNFPYYASDIELTAIDFSPGMLKIAQEKKKNTHVKSLRLHEMDVEHLTFDKDSFDTVVSTFVFCTVPDPIAGLKEIRRVLKPSGTAIFLEHMKSRHRVANLFLYSMNIFSTRLLGTSMVRETQRNIESAGFTVESAHNKFLDVIRLIIARKRL from the coding sequence ATGGATCATAGGGTTGCAGAAAAGTATTCACGTGTTGCAAAGCGCTATGACATGTCCGAATACCCGTTTGAACGGTTGCTATTTCGGGAACTGAGAACTGAAGCGATTTCGTATGCCCGAAAGAACACGTTGGAAGTCGGGGTTGGAACAGGCAAAAATTTCCCGTACTACGCCTCTGACATAGAACTTACCGCGATCGATTTTAGCCCGGGGATGCTGAAAATCGCTCAAGAAAAAAAGAAAAATACCCATGTCAAATCCCTGCGATTGCATGAGATGGATGTCGAACACCTTACCTTTGATAAGGACTCGTTTGATACTGTCGTCAGCACCTTTGTCTTCTGTACCGTTCCTGATCCGATTGCCGGCTTGAAAGAAATTCGTCGTGTCTTGAAACCTTCTGGAACAGCGATTTTTCTCGAACATATGAAAAGCCGCCACCGTGTGGCGAATCTCTTTCTCTACTCCATGAATATCTTTTCGACACGTCTTCTTGGAACATCGATGGTGCGTGAAACGCAGCGCAACATTGAATCGGCAGGTTTCACCGTGGAATCTGCTCATAATAAATTTCTGGACGTTATTCGGCTTATTATTGCCAGAAAACGATTGTGA
- a CDS encoding dodecin family protein encodes MPDRVYKIIELIGTSDVSWEEAAKHAVETASESLQDLRIAEVSQLDMRVEKGKVVEYRAKVNLSFKYEPGS; translated from the coding sequence ATGCCCGATAGAGTTTACAAGATTATTGAATTGATAGGAACAAGTGATGTTTCCTGGGAGGAAGCTGCCAAACATGCGGTGGAGACTGCCAGCGAGAGTCTTCAAGATTTGAGAATCGCAGAGGTTAGTCAGCTTGACATGAGAGTTGAGAAAGGTAAAGTGGTCGAATACCGTGCCAAGGTAAATCTTTCCTTTAAATATGAACCTGGCTCTTAA
- a CDS encoding nitrilase-related carbon-nitrogen hydrolase produces the protein MLRVGFFQFDPKFGEVAVNLSKVVSALRGAEADIIVLPELAFTGYFFEDRSELASLAEDPAKSPTVSSLIALCRDHDFFLVTGFAEKSADKIFNSALVIGGDGILHTYRKLHLFNTEKEYFDPGDTPLDTIELRGVKIGVMICFDWTFPEVARVLTLQGADLLCHPSNLVLSYCQQAMLTRCLENFVFAVTANRFGSEIRPRGTLTFTGQSQLVGPKGELVYRAKPEEEELFIAEIDVSKARDKSITQKNNLPEDRRPEYYKRIAS, from the coding sequence ATGCTTAGAGTGGGATTTTTTCAGTTTGACCCTAAGTTTGGGGAAGTGGCGGTTAATCTTTCGAAGGTAGTGTCTGCTTTGCGCGGCGCCGAAGCAGATATCATTGTTTTACCCGAACTTGCGTTCACCGGATACTTCTTTGAGGATCGTTCAGAACTTGCTTCACTGGCAGAAGATCCTGCTAAGTCTCCAACTGTTTCCAGCCTGATTGCATTATGTCGCGACCATGATTTCTTTTTGGTTACCGGATTTGCCGAAAAAAGCGCTGACAAGATATTCAACAGCGCCCTGGTCATTGGGGGTGATGGCATTCTCCATACTTACCGAAAGTTACATCTCTTCAACACAGAAAAAGAGTATTTTGATCCTGGCGACACTCCCCTCGATACGATTGAATTGCGCGGTGTAAAAATTGGCGTAATGATCTGTTTCGATTGGACATTCCCCGAGGTTGCCCGGGTACTTACCCTGCAAGGTGCTGATCTTCTGTGTCATCCATCTAATTTGGTTCTTTCATACTGCCAGCAGGCCATGCTCACCCGCTGCCTGGAAAATTTTGTTTTCGCTGTCACGGCAAACCGCTTTGGTTCGGAAATTCGTCCGAGGGGCACTTTGACTTTTACCGGTCAAAGCCAATTGGTGGGGCCGAAGGGCGAATTGGTTTATCGCGCGAAGCCCGAGGAAGAGGAACTTTTCATAGCTGAGATCGACGTGAGCAAGGCCCGGGATAAATCAATAACTCAGAAGAACAATTTGCCTGAGGACCGGCGTCCCGAATACTACAAAAGAATCGCATCTTGA